From the genome of Cytobacillus firmus, one region includes:
- a CDS encoding Hsp20 family protein, producing MEDPKKKDRNEPFGDLMRSMNQLFHEKPGRGFLQTMDDFFKNPFPASSSFHVDVAETEKEHIISAELPGINKEQIQIDILDNYITISVKSSEMITEEDEKNKIFRRQQSMQRSSRTIPLPQPVNEKKVKAVYQNGLLQITVPKQQGKRILIDEN from the coding sequence ATGGAGGATCCAAAGAAAAAGGATCGAAACGAACCATTTGGGGATTTGATGAGATCAATGAATCAGCTTTTCCATGAAAAACCTGGCAGAGGATTTCTGCAGACAATGGATGATTTCTTTAAAAATCCCTTCCCGGCTTCTTCTTCCTTCCATGTTGATGTTGCTGAAACTGAAAAGGAACACATCATTAGTGCGGAACTTCCAGGAATAAATAAAGAGCAAATACAGATTGATATCCTGGATAATTATATAACCATTTCAGTTAAATCCTCTGAGATGATAACGGAAGAAGATGAAAAAAACAAAATTTTCCGCAGGCAGCAAAGCATGCAGCGTTCCAGCCGGACAATTCCGCTTCCACAGCCAGTTAATGAAAAGAAAGTAAAAGCGGTTTACCAAAATGGCCTTTTGCAAATCACAGTACCTAAGCAGCAGGGAAAAAGAATCCTGATCGATGAGAACTGA